A portion of the Caenorhabditis elegans chromosome III genome contains these proteins:
- the ssl-1 gene encoding Helicase ssl-1 (Partially confirmed by transcript evidence), which translates to MPATPVRASSTRISRRTSSRSVADDQPSTSSAVAPPPSPIAIETDEDAVVEEEKKKKKTSDDLEIITPRTPVDRRIPYICSILLTENRSIRDKLVLSSGPVRQEDHEEQIARAQRIQPVVDQIQRVEQIILNGSVEDILKDPRFAVMADLTKEPPPTPAPPPPIQKTMQPIEVKIEDSEGSNTAQPSVLPSCGGGETNVERAAKREAHVLARIAELRKNGLWSNSRLPKCVEPERNKTHWDYLLEEVKWMAVDFRTETNTKRKIAKVIAHAIAKQHRDKQIEIERAAEREIKEKRKMCAGIAKMVRDFWSSTDKVVDIRAKEVLESRLRKARNKHLMFVIGQVDEMSNIVQEGLVSSSKSPSIASDRDDKDEEFKAPGSDSESDDEQTIANAEKSQKKEDVRQEVDALQNEATVDMDDFLYTLPPEYLKAYGLTQEDLEEMKREKLEEQKARKEACGDNEEKMEIDESPSSDAQKPSTSSSDLTAEQLQDPTAEDGNGDGHGVLENVDYVKLNSQDSDERQQELANIAEEALKFQPKGYTLETTQVKTPVPFLIRGQLREYQMVGLDWMVTLYEKNLNGILADEMGLGKTIQTISLLAHMACSESIWGPHLIVVPTSVILNWEMEFKKWCPALKILTYFGTAKERAEKRKGWMKPNCFHVCITSYKTVTQDIRAFKQRAWQYLILDEAQNIKNWKSQRWQALLNVRARRRLLLTGTPLQNSLMELWSLMHFLMPTIFSSHDDFKDWFSNPLTGMMEGNMEFNAPLIGRLHKVLRPFILRRLKKEVEKQLPEKTEHIVNCSLSKRQRYLYDDFMSRRSTKENLKSGNMMSVLNIVMQLRKCCNHPNLFEPRPVVAPFVVEKLQLDVPARLFEISQQDPSSSSASQIPEIFNLSKIGYQSSVRSAKPLIEELEAMSTYPEPRAPEVGGFRFNRTAFVAKNPHTEESEDEGVMRSRVLPKPINGTAQPLQNGNSIPQNAPNRPQTSCIRSKTVVNTVPLTISTDRSGFHFNMANVGRGVVRLDDSARMSPPLKRQKLTGTATNWSDYVPRHVVEKMEESRKNQLEIVRRRFEMIRAPIIPLEMVALVREEIIAEFPRLAVEEDEVVQERLLEYCELLVQRFGMYVEPVLTDAWQCRPSSSGLPSYIRNNLSNIELNSRSLLLNTSTNFDTRMSISRALQFPELRLIEYDCGKLQTLAVLLRQLYLYKHRCLIFTQMSKMLDVLQTFLSHHGYQYFRLDGTTGVEQRQAMMERFNADPKVFCFILSTRSGGVGVNLTGADTVIFYDSDWNPTMDAQAQDRCHRIGQTRNVSIYRLISERTIEENILRKATQKRRLGELAIDEAGFTPEFFKQSDSIRDLFDGENVEVTAVADVATTMSEKEMEVAMAKCEDEADVNAAKIAVAEANVDNAEFDEKSLPPMSNLQGDEEADEKYMELIQQLKPIERYAINFLETQYKPEFEEECKEAEALIDQKREEWDKNLNDTAVIDLDDSDSLLLNDPSTSADFYQSSSLLDEVRDRRRRSSSLLQKAAQKPAKKPQNFQIRARSPSKRKSQAPSFDPYVSYAPHALASPPDSPRKRRSRGARSLGSGGGGGGGSRSVGRPARRSVKKEESDDDDEDYCQEEEVKRNPAEKVPPKRKRVVFVEPPEVKPPEPKKRVVVPAPSSSSSALTTLPQQGPLISLPKAVPVVPRPQQQAPPQLIKKHQQTLMPVKVLKISGGGGGTPGPSSVSPGPSILRRTVVPGIGAGGVGRLPLVRMPVRPPFPGSQAPAPPLRSGVAPTAPAAAPRQFVVPSSRVRVITTRTPVATTMVQQQQSPSPLMFPVRVVQRPGPSGPPPPGPPDRPGFGIYEKPRFSLGSRRSRGDSGPEDPAPPQPPPPTTSRPPPQA; encoded by the exons ATGCCGGCAACACCGGTGCGTGCTTCAAGTACTCGAATAAGCAGACGTACATCATCAAGATCAGTGGCTGATGATCAGCCATCAACTTCGTCTGCGGTGGCTCCACCTCCTTCACCCATTGCCATAGAAACTGATGAAGATGCGGTAGTTGAggaggagaaaaagaagaaaaagacatCAGATGATTTGGAAATTATCACTCCAAGAACTCCAGTCGATCGGCGAATTCCCTACATTTGCTCGATtcttttgactgaaaatcgatCGATTCGCGATAAATT GGTTCTGAGCAGCGGTCCAGTTCGTCAAGAAGATCACGAAGAACAGATTGCTCGAGCTCAACGGATACAGCCAGTTGTCGATCAAATTCAACGAGTCGAGCAAAT CATACTCAATGGTTCAGTGGAAGATATTCTGAAAGATCCTCGATTCGCAGTAATGGCAGATCTCACAAAAGAACCACCACCAACACCTGCACCTCCTCCTCCAATCCAGAAGACAATGCAACCGATTGAGGTGAAAATTGAGGATTCAGAGGGCTCAAATACGGCTCAACCGAGTGTTCTGCCCAGTTGTGGAGGAGGAGAGACGAATGTGGAAAGAGCCGCCAAAAGA GAAGCGCATGTATTGGCTCGAATCGCCGAGCTCCGTAAGAACGGCTTATGGTCGAACAGTCGTCTGCCAAAGTGCGTCGAACCTGAACGTAATAAAACGCATTGGGATTATCTACTGGAAGAGGTCAAATGGATGGCAGTTGATTTCCGAACCGAGACGAATACGAAGCGAAAAATCGCCAAAGTTATAGCTCACGCCATTGCGAAACAGCACCGCGACAAGCAGATCGAGATTGAGAGAGCCGCCGAACGGGAGATCAAGGAGAAGCGAAAAATGTGTGCAGGAATCGCGAAGATGGTACGGGATTTCTGGTCGTCTACGGATAAAGTTGTGGATATTCGAGCGAAGGAAGTTCTGGAGTCGAGGCTCAGGAAGGCGAGAAATAAGCATTTGATGTTTGTAATTGGACAAGTCGATGAAATGAGCAATATTGTGCAAGAAGGACTTGTTTCATCGTCGAAATCCCCATCAATTGCATCGGATCGAGATGATAAAGATGAAGAATTCAAAGCACCTGGCTCTGATTCAGAATCTGACGATGAGCAGACAATTGCAAACGCGGAAAAGTCACAGAAAAAGGAAGATGTTCGACAGGAAGTTGATGCTCTTCAAAACGAGGCAACTGTGGATATGGATGACTTTTTGTACACTTTACCGCCGGAATATCTGAAGGCTTATGGTCTGACGCAGGAGGATTTGGAGGAGATGAAGCGCGAGAAATTGGAGGAGCAGAAGGCTCGGAAGGAAGCTTGTGGTGATAATGAGGAGAAAATGGAGATTGATGAA agccCATCATCAGATGCTCAAAAGCCTTCCACCTCAAGCTCAGATCTCACCGCCGAGCAGCTTCAAGATCCAACAGCTGAAGACGGCAACGGTGATGGTCATGGTGTACTTGAAAACGTGGATTACGTGAAGCTCAACAGTCAGGATAGTGATGAACGACAACAAGAGTTGGCGAATATCGCAGAAGAAGCGCTGAAATTCCAGCCAAAAGGATATACACTTGAGACGACACAAGTCAAGACGCCCGTACCATTCCTGATTCGAGGACAACTGAGAGAATATCAAATGGTTGGATTGGATTGGATGGTTACACTTTATGAGAAGAATTTGAATGGAATTCTTGCCGACGAGATGGGCCTGGGAAAGACGATTCAAACGATTTCCCTGCTGGCTCATATGGCTTGTAGTGAATCGATTTGGGGACCACACTTGATTGTTGTGCCGACGTCTGTCATTCTGAATTGGGAGATGGAGTTCAAGAAATGGTGTCCGGCTCTGAAGATTTTGACGTATTTTGGTACGGCGAAGGAGCGTGCCGAGAAGCGGAAGGGATGGATGAAGCCGAATTGTTTCCATGTGTGCATCACATCATACAAGACGGTTACTCAAGATATTAGAGCTTTTAAGCAGAGG gcctGGCAGTACCTAATTCTCGATGAAgctcaaaatatcaaaaactggAAGTCCCAACGTTGGCAGGCTCTTCTGAATGTCCGTGCTCGACGTCGCCTTCTCCTGACCGGAACTCCACTTCAGAACTCTCTAATGGAACTGTGGTCGTTGATGCATTTTTTGATGCCAACAATATTCTCAAGTCATGATGATTTCAAGGATTGGTTCTCGAATCCGTTGACAGGGATGATGGAAGGAAATATGGAATTCAATGCTCCACTAATCGGACGACTTCACAAAGTGCTCCGTCCGTTTATTCTGCGGCGGCTCAAGAAGGAAGTTGAGAAGCAGCTGCCAGAGAAGACTGAGCATATTGTGAATTGTTCGTTGTCAAAGCGGCAGAGATACCTGTACGATGACTTTATGAGTCGTAGATCAACAAAGGAGAATCTAAAGTCTGGAAATATGATGTCGGTGCTCAACATTGTGATGCAACTCCGAAAATGTTGTAATCATCCGAATCTCTTCGAGCCGCGGCCAGTTGTTGCTCCGTTCGTCGTTGAGAAGCTTCAGCTCGATGTTCCGGCTCGtctctttgaaatttcgcAGCAAGATCCCTCCTCCTCCTCAGCTAGtcaaattccggaaattttcaatttatccaAAATCGGCTATCAATCTTCCGTTCGATCTGCAAAACCACTCATCGAAGAGCTTGAAGCAATGAGCACTTATCCGGAGCCACGAGCACCAGAAGTTGGCGGATTTCGGTTCAATCGGACGGCTTTTGTTGCAAAGAATCCGCATACGGAAGAGTCGGAGGACGAAGGTGTTATGAGAAGTCGTGTTCTG ccaaaaccAATTAATGGAACAGCTCAACCActtcaaaatggaaattcaataccacaaaatgctccaaatcgTCCACAAACTTCATGCATTCGTTCAAAAACCGTCGTAAATACAGTTCCACTGACCATCTCCACCGATCGAAGtggttttcattttaatatgGCCAATGTTGGAAGAGGTGTTGTTCGTTTGGATGATTCAGCACGTATGAGCCCACCGCTCAAACGTCAGAAGCTCACCGGAACTGCAACGAATTGGAGTGATTATGTTCCGCGACACGTTGTTGAAAAGATGGAAGAATCGAGAAAAAACCAGCTGGAAATTGTTCGAAGGCGATTTGAGATGATTCGTGCTCCGATTATTCCACTGGAAATGGTTGCGCTGGTTCGAGAGGAAATTATTGCAGAATTTCCACGTTTGGCTGTGGAAGAGGACGAGGTTGTGCAGGAGAGGCTTTTGGAGTATTGCGAGTTGTTGGTGCAAAg attCGGAATGTACGTCGAACCAGTGCTGACCGATGCTTGGCAGTGTCGTCCATCATCGTCTGGTCTTCCATCATATATTCGCAACAATTTATCAAATATCGAGCTGAATTCTCGTTCTCTTCTCCTCAACACCTCCACTAATTTCGATACCCGAATGTCGATCTCACGTGCTCTTCAATTCCCAGAACTCCGTCTGATCGAGTACGATTGTGGAAAGCTTCAGACGTTGGCTGTTCTGCTTCGTCAGTTGTACCTGTACAAGCACAGATGTCTGATCTTCACGCAAATGTCAAAGATGCTCGACGTTCTGCAGACCTTCCTTTCTCATCACGGTTATCAGTATTTCCGCCTCGACGGTACCACTGGTGTCGAACAAAGACAGGCGATGATGGAGCGGTTCAACGCGGATCCCAAGGTGTTTTGCTTCATTCTGTCGACGAGATCCGGTGGTGTTGGAGTCAATCTAACCGGTGCTGACACTGTGATCTTCTACGATTCGGATTGGAATCCGACGATGGATGCTCAGGCTCAGGATAGATGTCATCGTATCGGACAGACGAGGAATGTCTCGATTTATCGATTGATTTCCGAGCGAACAATTGAGGAGAATATTCTGAGAAAGGCAACACAGAAGCGGCGACTTGGAGAGTTGGCAATTGACGAGGCTGGCTTCACACCCGAGTTCTTCAAACAATCTGACAGTATTCGGGATCTTTTTGATGGAGAGAATGTGGAAGTGACTGCTGTGGCAGATGTTGCGACGACGATGAGCGAGAAAGAAATGGAGGTTGCGATGGCAAAGTGTGAAGATGAAGCTGATGTGAATGCGGCGAAGATTGCGGTGGCCGAGGCGAACGTTGATAATGCGGAGTTTGATGAGAAATCATTGCCGCCGATGAGCAATTTGCAAGGAGATGAGGAGGCTGATGAGAAGTATATGGAGTTGATACAACAG ctcaaacCAATCGAACGATATGCCATTAACTTTCTTGAGACACAGTACAAGCCAGAATTTGAGGAAGAATGCAAAGAGGCAGAG GCTCTTATCGACCAAAAACGCGAAGAATGGGACAAAAATCTCAACGATACCGCCGTCATTGACCTCGACGATTCGGATAGTCTGCTGCTCAACGATCCTTCGACTTCTGCCGATTTTTATCAGAGCTCAAGTCTTTTAGACGAGGTACGCGATCGTCGTCGTCGCAGCAGCAGCCTTCTCCAAAAAGCCGCtcaaaaaccggcaaaaaagcctcaaaacttccaaattcGTGCTCGCTCCCCGTCTAAGCGTAAATCTCAGGCTCCTTCCTTCGATCCATATGTTTCGTACGCACCGCACGCGCTCGCTTCTCCCCCGGATTCCCCGCGTAAGAGAAGATCACGTGGTGCGCGTAGTTTAGgtagtggtggtggtggtggtggtggtagtAGATCTGTTGGAAGACCTGCCCGCCGATCAGTGAAGAAAGAAGAatcagatgatgatgatgaggattATTGCCAAGAAGAGGAAGTGAAGCGAAATCCGGCAGAAAAGGTCCCGCCGAAAAGAAAACGAGTTGTGTTTGTGGAACCTCCAGAGGTGAAGCCGCCGGAGCCGAAAAAACGAGTTGTTGTTCCTgctccatcatcatcatcatcagctCTAACTACTCTTCCACAACAAGGACCGCTGATTTCGTTGCCAAAAGCTGTGCCAGTTGTACCTCGGCCCCAACAACAAGCACCACCACAGCTCATCAAAAAGCACCAGCAGACTCTGATGCCTGTGAAGGTGCTCAAGAttagtggtggtggtggtggtacTCCAGGACCATCCAGTGTATCGCCAGGTCCATCAATCCTCCGAAGAACCGTTGTTCCAGGCATAGGCGCTGGTGGTGTTGGACGCCTACCGCTTGTCAGAATGCCTGTTCGCCCTCCATTTCCTGGCTCGCAAGCTCCTGCTCCACCGCTGAGAAGTGGTGTTGCTCCAACAGCTCCTGCAGCAGCTCCACGCCAGTTCGTCGTTCCGTCGTCGAGAGTTCGAGTTATCACGACGAGAACTCCGGTCGCCACCACCATGGTGCAACAACAACAAAGCCCGAGCCCGTTGATGTTTCCAGTCCGGGTTGTGCAAAGGCCCGGGCCATCTGGACCACCACCACCTGGACCTCCAGATCGCCCAGGATTTGGAATCTATGAGAAGCCGAGATTCTCACTTGGATCACGAAGAAGCCGTGGAGATTCGGGCCCGGAAGATCCGGCGCCACCACAGCCACCACCACCCACCACTTCTAGGCCACCGCCACAAGCCTAG
- the hut-1 gene encoding UAA transporter (Confirmed by transcript evidence), protein MNHPLSGRQILATTVVFSALTADVVDGKMTAAKKPLAATEPKVHNK, encoded by the coding sequence ATGAATCATCCGCTCTCTGGACGCCAAATTCTCGCCACGACAGTCGTTTTTAGTGCACTTACAGCTGATGTTGTTGATGGAAAAATGACGGCTGCAAAGAAGCCATTGGCTGCAACTGAGCCAAAAGTGcataataaataa
- the hut-1 gene encoding UAA transporter (Partially confirmed by transcript evidence), with translation MPKNHETPHHHGEVRSWLAESGHFLICAGGILICYFVFGIQQERIVQGKYELPDESIEKFTFTQALVFFLCTANTIYAFLIRKKTEIDNVPTKMYAASAASYLLAMVASNQALQYLPYPTQVLAKSCKPIPVMIFGVLFAHKSYHWRKYCYVLMIVVGVAMFLYKNKKGGAEDKDFGFGELLLIFSLAMDGTTTSIQDRIKKSYQRTGTSMMFYTNLYSSLYLSAGLLVTGELWSFFYFVQRHPYVFWDLTGLAIASCLGQWCIFKTIEEFSPLTCSIVTTTRKLFTIIISVLFMNHPLSGRQILATTVVFSALTADVVDGKMTAAKKPLAATEPKVHNK, from the exons ATGCCAAAAAACCATGAGACGCCACATCATCACGGAGAAGTAAGAAGTTGGCTGGCGGAAAGTgggcattttttaatttgcgcCGGTGGAATATTgatttgttattttgtttttggaattcaaCAAGAGAGAAT CGTCCAAGGAAAGTACGAGCTTCCGGATGAATCTATCGAGAAATTCACGTTCACACAGGCGCTCGTCTTCTTTTTATGCACAGCAAACACAATTTACGcgtttttaattcgaaaaaagacgGAAATTGACAATGTGCCAACGAA aatgtacGCCGCCTCGGCAGCCAGTTATCTTCTAGCAATGGTAGCGTCGAATCAGGCACTCCAATACCTGCCGTATCCGACTCAGGTGCTTGCGAAGAGCTGTAAACCGATTCCAGTAATGATATTCGGAGTCTTGTTCGCACATAAAAGCTATCACTGGCGCAAGTACTGTTACGTACTGATGATTGTCGTCGGCGTTGCAatgtttttgtataaaaataagaaaggcGGTGCCGAGGACAAGGACTTTGGATTTGGAGAGCTGCTTTTG ATATTCTCACTTGCAATGGACGGAACCACTACCTCAATTCAGGATAGAATCAAGAAATCATATCAGAGGACGGGTACTTCTATGATGTTCTACACGAATTTATATTCTAGTCTTTATTTGTCAGCGG gCCTCCTCGTAACCGGTGAACTTTGGTCGTTCTTCTATTTCGTACAACGTCATCCATACGTTTTCTGGGATTTAACCGGGCTCGCAATTGCTTCATGCCTCGGACAATGGTGCATATTCAAGACAATCGAAGAGTTCTCACCGTTGACTTGCTCAATTGTCACGACAACACGGAAATTGTTCACAATTATAATATCGGTGCTCTTCATGAATCATCCGCTCTCTGGACGCCAAATTCTCGCCACGACAGTCGTTTTTAGTGCACTTACAGCTGATGTTGTTGATGGAAAAATGACGGCTGCAAAGAAGCCATTGGCTGCAACTGAGCCAAAAGTGcataataaataa